In one window of Agrobacterium larrymoorei DNA:
- a CDS encoding PAS domain-containing protein gives MKTLIELFWQRYAELKSAVDRNDAPKIATLDRELDNLLESITSRKNASSAEILEQFRFAIDLLNEEAEDIGCVQRNSEVLRKLVDRYIGAGLPRDGSNPDEHGAQWSPYVILDEDRLDDLDERVVVVSPGYRINYTNAANAASLHANVSEIIGKHIAELVGIHHFQQAFRQKLDACFKGEAGKYTYAEDTDGHTVVKSFDMSPCYSPSYKLVGAIVVVKELQDRRSRAVA, from the coding sequence TTGAAAACATTGATAGAATTGTTCTGGCAGCGATATGCGGAACTGAAAAGCGCCGTTGATCGCAACGATGCGCCGAAAATCGCCACGCTCGACCGCGAACTCGACAACCTTCTGGAAAGCATCACCAGCAGAAAGAACGCGTCTTCCGCTGAAATCCTCGAGCAGTTTCGCTTCGCCATCGATCTTCTCAACGAGGAGGCCGAGGATATCGGCTGCGTCCAGCGCAATTCTGAAGTCCTGCGCAAGCTCGTGGATCGCTATATCGGCGCGGGCCTTCCGCGTGATGGCAGCAACCCGGATGAGCATGGCGCCCAGTGGAGCCCCTATGTCATTCTCGATGAGGATCGGCTTGACGATCTGGATGAGCGCGTCGTCGTGGTTTCGCCGGGTTACCGCATCAATTACACCAATGCCGCAAACGCCGCCTCGCTGCACGCCAATGTCAGCGAAATCATCGGCAAGCACATAGCGGAACTGGTCGGCATTCATCACTTCCAGCAGGCCTTCCGCCAGAAGCTGGACGCATGCTTCAAGGGTGAAGCGGGCAAGTACACCTATGCCGAAGACACTGACGGCCATACCGTGGTCAAGTCTTTCGACATGTCTCCGTGCTACTCCCCGTCCTACAAGCTCGTTGGCGCTATCGTGGTGGTCAAGGAATTGCAGGATCGCCGCAGCCGCGCGGTGGCGTGA
- the hemN gene encoding oxygen-independent coproporphyrinogen III oxidase, translating into MAEHLLKKYSAAVPRYTSYPTAPHFHEGIGVPEYAGWLRALDSGNRLSLYIHIPYCDRLCWFCACHTKHTLRYEPIAAYLAALHKEIEAVGRHVSRDVRVTAVHFGGGSPTMVKPDDLEALMHCLRSAFSFAEGVEISVEMDPNDLEEGRYDALAAIGMTRASLGVQDFDPKVQKTINRIQTFEQTKSVVEAVRARGVHSVNCDVLYGLPYQTLETLRDTVDKIVSLNPDRVALFGYAHVPWMKKHQTMIPEKALPDVLARYHQMKTAADILVAAGYEAIGIDHFAKPSDTLARALKDGELHRNFQGYTDDSADALIGLGASSIGKLPQGYVQNMVATGEYERMAEADGLCAVRGIALSLEDRVRAFVIERIMCDFSLDLTALSALYGPASALAVEEARQFAEGDRDGLVHLEADRFALTETGRPFARSIAATFDTYLSNGRGRHSLAV; encoded by the coding sequence ATGGCTGAGCATCTTTTGAAGAAATATTCCGCTGCCGTTCCGCGCTACACCAGCTACCCGACAGCGCCGCATTTTCACGAAGGCATCGGCGTGCCGGAATATGCCGGTTGGCTGCGCGCGCTTGATTCGGGTAATCGCCTCTCTCTTTACATTCACATTCCCTATTGCGACCGGCTCTGCTGGTTTTGCGCGTGTCACACCAAGCATACGCTGCGATACGAGCCCATTGCCGCCTATCTCGCAGCACTCCACAAGGAGATCGAAGCGGTCGGGCGACATGTTTCGCGCGATGTGCGGGTGACTGCCGTCCATTTCGGTGGCGGTTCTCCGACCATGGTGAAACCGGACGACTTGGAGGCGCTCATGCACTGTCTGCGCTCCGCCTTCTCCTTTGCCGAAGGCGTGGAAATCAGCGTTGAGATGGACCCGAACGATCTCGAGGAGGGACGTTACGATGCGCTCGCCGCCATCGGCATGACGCGCGCGAGCCTTGGCGTTCAGGATTTCGACCCGAAGGTGCAGAAGACCATCAACCGCATACAGACCTTCGAGCAGACGAAATCCGTGGTCGAAGCCGTGCGGGCAAGGGGCGTTCATTCGGTCAATTGCGATGTGCTTTATGGTTTGCCGTATCAGACCTTGGAAACCTTGCGCGATACGGTGGACAAGATCGTTTCGCTGAACCCGGATCGTGTTGCGCTGTTCGGCTATGCCCATGTGCCATGGATGAAGAAGCATCAGACGATGATCCCGGAAAAGGCTTTGCCGGATGTGCTTGCACGATATCACCAGATGAAGACAGCGGCGGATATACTTGTTGCTGCGGGATACGAAGCAATCGGTATCGATCACTTCGCCAAGCCCTCCGATACCTTGGCGCGTGCGCTGAAAGATGGAGAGCTTCATCGCAATTTTCAGGGCTATACGGATGATAGCGCCGATGCGCTGATCGGCCTCGGCGCGTCTTCCATCGGCAAATTGCCGCAGGGCTATGTGCAGAACATGGTTGCGACGGGCGAATATGAGCGCATGGCGGAGGCCGATGGCCTTTGTGCCGTGCGTGGCATAGCGCTTTCGTTGGAGGATCGCGTTCGGGCCTTCGTCATCGAGCGGATCATGTGCGATTTTTCGCTCGATCTTACGGCGCTTTCCGCGCTCTATGGCCCGGCTTCGGCGCTTGCAGTGGAAGAAGCGCGGCAATTTGCCGAGGGTGATCGGGACGGTTTGGTGCATCTGGAAGCCGATCGTTTCGCGCTGACGGAGACCGGCAGACCCTTTGCCCGCAGCATTGCGGCAACCTTCGATACCTATCTCTCCAACGGGCGAGGGCGGCATTCTCTGGCGGTTTGA
- a CDS encoding 3-hydroxyacyl-ACP dehydratase FabZ family protein: MLLEYFQMVDRIESIDRSARILKARSVVPDKSPVFEGHFPGMPLVPGVLLIETMAQTSGMLVLAMTDFAAMPFLMTVDGAKMRTFVEPNAVLDIEAYLEHDGSGFAVTKAKITCEGKKVCDAQLKLRTMPFSEIPLGPIVKKRAEEVGLMAAIAADTSV; the protein is encoded by the coding sequence ATGCTCCTCGAATACTTCCAGATGGTGGACCGCATCGAATCCATCGACAGATCGGCCCGAATTCTCAAGGCCCGTTCGGTCGTGCCGGATAAGAGCCCTGTCTTCGAAGGTCATTTCCCGGGCATGCCACTGGTTCCGGGCGTGCTTCTCATCGAAACCATGGCCCAGACCTCCGGCATGCTGGTTCTCGCCATGACCGATTTCGCCGCCATGCCCTTCCTGATGACGGTCGATGGTGCGAAGATGCGTACCTTTGTCGAGCCAAACGCTGTTCTCGATATCGAAGCCTATCTGGAACATGACGGCTCGGGCTTTGCCGTGACCAAGGCCAAGATCACCTGCGAGGGCAAGAAGGTCTGCGATGCGCAACTGAAGCTGCGCACCATGCCGTTCTCCGAGATTCCACTTGGCCCCATCGTGAAGAAGCGCGCCGAGGAAGTGGGTTTGATGGCAGCGATTGCTGCGGATACCTCCGTTTGA
- a CDS encoding beta-ketoacyl-ACP synthase — protein MMKSDNDVVITGVGIVTCHGVGKDAHIALLSSITTPQAIVETEKFAPYPIHPLPEIDWSAQIGRKDQRQMENWQRLGVFAAGLALDDAGLKEDAEACGTMDMIVAAGGGERDINVDTLIVDEGLKRNDREVMLNEKLTTELRPTLFLAQLSNLMAGNISIVHKVTGSSRTFMGEEGAGISAVETAFYRIRSGESTHALVGGAFAAERPDMTLLFEAIGAHAQGEWQPLWSRSEGEGGGMITGSVGAFLVLESRKRAEARGAHIYARIDAIEGDRGSREEGKLETRLERLLAPAKDAAETVVFSGASGFDGLTVREKDIIEKALPNAAIRGFSGVTGHGLEAQFPLGLALAALALQSGAKVPAFDSAAEKPMASAAGQAVVTTVGHVRGEGVAVLSKDV, from the coding sequence ATTATGAAGTCTGACAATGATGTGGTGATTACCGGGGTCGGTATCGTGACCTGTCATGGTGTCGGTAAAGACGCCCATATTGCGCTGCTCTCCAGCATTACGACGCCGCAGGCGATTGTGGAGACGGAAAAGTTTGCGCCTTATCCTATCCATCCGCTGCCGGAAATCGATTGGTCCGCTCAGATTGGCCGCAAGGATCAGCGCCAGATGGAAAACTGGCAGCGCCTCGGTGTCTTCGCCGCCGGTCTTGCGCTTGACGATGCTGGTCTGAAGGAAGATGCGGAAGCCTGCGGCACGATGGATATGATCGTCGCTGCCGGTGGTGGCGAGCGCGATATCAATGTCGATACGCTGATCGTCGATGAGGGCCTGAAGCGCAACGACCGCGAAGTCATGCTCAACGAGAAGCTGACGACCGAACTCCGCCCGACGCTGTTCCTCGCCCAGCTTTCGAACCTGATGGCTGGCAACATCTCCATCGTCCACAAGGTCACGGGTTCCTCGCGCACTTTCATGGGCGAAGAGGGTGCGGGCATTTCTGCGGTCGAGACCGCATTTTACCGCATCCGTTCCGGCGAATCGACGCATGCCTTGGTTGGCGGTGCATTTGCTGCCGAACGCCCCGACATGACGCTGTTGTTCGAAGCCATCGGCGCACATGCGCAGGGTGAATGGCAGCCATTGTGGTCTCGCTCCGAAGGCGAGGGCGGTGGCATGATCACCGGTTCCGTCGGCGCGTTCCTCGTTCTGGAATCGCGCAAGCGCGCAGAAGCACGCGGCGCGCATATTTATGCCCGCATCGATGCCATCGAAGGTGATCGCGGCAGCCGTGAAGAGGGCAAGCTGGAGACGCGTCTTGAGCGTCTTCTCGCTCCAGCCAAGGATGCAGCCGAGACCGTCGTCTTTTCCGGTGCCAGCGGGTTTGACGGCCTGACGGTTCGTGAGAAGGACATCATCGAAAAGGCGCTGCCCAATGCTGCCATTCGCGGCTTTAGCGGTGTCACCGGCCATGGACTTGAGGCGCAGTTCCCGCTGGGTCTCGCGCTGGCGGCACTCGCTCTGCAAAGCGGCGCGAAGGTTCCGGCCTTCGATAGTGCCGCTGAAAAGCCGATGGCCTCTGCCGCAGGGCAGGCGGTCGTCACCACGGTTGGCCATGTGCGCGGCGAAGGTGTCGCCGTTCTTTCCAAAGACGTTTGA
- a CDS encoding acyl carrier protein, with the protein MTATFDKVADIIADTSEIDRETITPESHTIDDLGIDSLDFLDIVFAIDKEFGIKIPLEQWTQEVNEGKVSTEEYFVLKNLCAKIDELKAAKG; encoded by the coding sequence GTGACAGCTACATTCGACAAGGTTGCGGACATCATCGCTGACACCAGCGAAATCGATCGCGAAACCATTACGCCGGAAAGCCATACGATTGACGATCTCGGCATCGACAGCCTCGACTTCCTCGATATCGTTTTCGCCATCGACAAGGAATTCGGCATCAAGATCCCGCTCGAGCAGTGGACGCAGGAAGTCAACGAAGGCAAGGTTTCGACCGAGGAATACTTCGTTCTGAAGAACCTCTGCGCCAAGATTGACGAGCTGAAGGCTGCCAAGGGCTGA
- a CDS encoding nucleoside hydrolase, whose amino-acid sequence MHKVIFDTDPGIDDAMALLFLHRHPDIDLIGVTTVFGNAPIDITTRNALYLKQQWAFEAPVAKGAGVTFDPSRPEGHFPTFIHGEDGLGNIGVPETVDLPLDPRAAHHFIIDTVKANPGEVTLIAVGRMTNLALALKADPDFAALVKEVIIMGGAFDINGNVSPAAEANIHGDPEAADLVFTAPWRVTVIGLDVTTKTVMTSAFLADMVKENGAAVQLLSDLSQFYIEFYNTRTGDGMVVHDACACVYLTNPELFETRSGAIRVVCGGLADGQTIQKPDGTAFPPGHWDGHPSQNVCVKIEPDRVLSVIRAAIVRGERG is encoded by the coding sequence ATGCATAAGGTAATTTTCGACACGGACCCCGGCATCGATGACGCAATGGCGCTGCTGTTTCTGCACCGCCACCCCGATATCGATCTCATCGGCGTCACCACCGTTTTCGGCAATGCGCCTATCGACATCACCACACGCAATGCGCTTTACCTGAAGCAGCAATGGGCTTTCGAAGCGCCTGTCGCCAAGGGCGCTGGCGTTACCTTCGATCCTTCGCGTCCTGAAGGCCATTTCCCGACCTTCATTCACGGCGAAGATGGCCTCGGCAATATCGGCGTGCCGGAAACGGTCGATCTGCCGCTCGATCCGCGCGCGGCGCATCACTTCATCATCGATACCGTCAAGGCCAATCCGGGCGAAGTGACGCTGATTGCTGTTGGCCGTATGACGAACCTTGCGCTTGCGCTGAAGGCCGATCCCGATTTCGCCGCGCTGGTGAAGGAGGTCATCATCATGGGTGGCGCCTTCGATATCAACGGCAATGTCAGCCCCGCCGCGGAAGCCAATATTCATGGCGATCCCGAAGCTGCCGATCTGGTTTTCACCGCCCCTTGGCGTGTCACCGTCATCGGCCTCGACGTCACGACGAAGACGGTCATGACGTCTGCGTTCCTCGCCGATATGGTCAAGGAAAACGGTGCCGCCGTTCAGCTTCTGTCGGATCTGTCGCAGTTCTACATCGAGTTCTACAACACCCGCACCGGCGATGGCATGGTGGTGCATGACGCCTGCGCCTGCGTCTACCTCACCAACCCGGAACTGTTCGAGACGCGCAGCGGCGCGATTCGCGTCGTCTGCGGCGGTCTTGCCGATGGTCAGACGATCCAGAAGCCGGATGGCACCGCGTTTCCGCCCGGTCATTGGGATGGCCATCCCAGCCAGAATGTCTGCGTGAAAATCGAACCGGATCGTGTGCTTTCGGTCATTCGCGCCGCAATTGTGCGGGGCGAACGCGGCTGA
- a CDS encoding TSUP family transporter gives MFELTFQLFFILFLVAIFAGFVDSIAGGGGLIVLPAMLIMGIPPLEALGTNKLQAQFGSASATIAYARKGHVNLREQFPMALMALIGGMAGAFTASFVPADILRAIMPFLLVAIAIYFALKPNLSDIDSHRRITPFLFGLTVVPLIGFYDGIFGPGAGSFYMLAFVGLAGFGMLKATAHTKLLNFGSNFGGFLIFTLNGAILWKLGLVMGLGQFLGAQVGSKLAMKNGAKIIRPLLVVSCIAMAARLILDTNAPYSLGWIIGKLSGG, from the coding sequence GTGTTCGAACTCACTTTCCAGCTCTTCTTCATCCTCTTCCTTGTTGCGATCTTTGCCGGTTTCGTCGATTCCATCGCCGGTGGCGGAGGTCTGATCGTGCTGCCCGCAATGCTGATCATGGGAATACCACCGCTCGAGGCGTTGGGGACGAATAAATTGCAGGCGCAATTCGGCTCCGCTTCGGCAACAATCGCCTATGCTCGTAAAGGCCATGTGAATTTGAGGGAGCAATTCCCGATGGCGCTGATGGCCTTGATCGGCGGCATGGCAGGCGCATTCACCGCATCCTTCGTGCCAGCGGATATTTTGCGGGCGATCATGCCTTTCCTGCTTGTGGCGATTGCAATCTATTTCGCGCTGAAGCCGAACCTCAGCGACATCGACAGCCACCGCCGGATCACGCCGTTCCTCTTCGGTCTGACGGTCGTGCCGCTGATCGGATTTTATGATGGCATTTTCGGGCCTGGCGCGGGCTCGTTCTATATGCTGGCCTTTGTCGGGCTTGCCGGTTTCGGCATGCTGAAGGCCACCGCCCATACGAAGCTTTTGAACTTCGGTTCCAACTTCGGCGGCTTCCTGATTTTCACGCTCAATGGCGCGATACTGTGGAAGCTGGGCTTGGTGATGGGTCTCGGCCAGTTCCTCGGCGCGCAGGTCGGCTCCAAGCTGGCCATGAAGAACGGGGCGAAAATCATCCGCCCGCTTCTGGTCGTTTCCTGCATCGCAATGGCTGCGAGGCTGATCCTCGATACCAATGCGCCCTATTCTTTGGGCTGGATCATCGGCAAGCTGAGCGGCGGCTAA
- a CDS encoding beta-ketoacyl-ACP synthase, which translates to MASSNFRDHLGRPIVAVTGMGIITSLGQGLEDNWSALTSGKSGIHKITRFPTDNLSTKICGTVDFIDIPVPNSVERSYAFARETTIEALAQAGLSGDFGGPLFLAAPPIEPEWSARFELGDRSPPAAKPGDAYDRFMAALRERPDPAFQEAALFGAISERLSDKFGTRGLPVTLSTACASGATAIQLGVEAIRQGRTDRALTVATDGSVSAEALIRFSLLSALSTQNDPPEKASKPFSKDRDGFVIAEGAATLVLESLESAVARGAKVLGIIKGAGEKADSFHRTRSSPDGGPAIATIRAALADAGIAESDIGYVNAHGTSTPENDKMEYGSMLAVFGEGLKSIPVSSNKSMIGHTLTAAGAVEAVFSLQTMLTGTVPPTINYANPDPTIVLDVVPNVKRDADVSAVLSNSFGFGGQNASLVMTREPA; encoded by the coding sequence ATGGCATCCAGCAATTTCAGGGATCACCTTGGCCGCCCCATCGTTGCCGTCACCGGCATGGGCATCATCACGTCCTTGGGGCAGGGGCTTGAGGATAACTGGTCGGCTTTGACCTCCGGCAAGTCAGGCATCCACAAGATCACCCGTTTCCCGACGGACAACCTCTCCACAAAGATCTGTGGCACGGTCGATTTCATCGATATTCCGGTACCGAATTCGGTCGAGCGCTCCTATGCTTTCGCCCGCGAAACCACCATCGAGGCCTTGGCGCAGGCCGGTCTTTCCGGTGATTTTGGCGGCCCGCTGTTTCTCGCAGCCCCGCCAATCGAGCCGGAATGGAGCGCCCGTTTCGAACTTGGCGACCGTTCTCCGCCCGCTGCAAAGCCGGGCGATGCTTATGATCGTTTCATGGCTGCACTTCGCGAACGCCCCGATCCGGCCTTCCAGGAAGCCGCTCTTTTCGGCGCGATTTCCGAGCGGCTCTCGGATAAGTTCGGCACGCGCGGCCTGCCGGTCACGCTGTCCACGGCCTGCGCATCAGGTGCCACGGCCATCCAACTTGGCGTCGAGGCCATCCGTCAGGGCCGTACGGACCGTGCACTGACTGTTGCGACCGACGGATCGGTCAGTGCCGAAGCGCTCATCCGCTTCTCGCTGCTCTCGGCTCTTTCCACGCAGAACGATCCGCCGGAAAAAGCCTCCAAGCCATTCAGCAAGGATCGCGATGGCTTCGTCATTGCCGAAGGTGCGGCGACGCTCGTGCTGGAATCGCTGGAATCGGCTGTTGCCCGTGGTGCAAAGGTTCTGGGCATCATCAAAGGGGCCGGGGAAAAGGCTGACAGCTTCCACCGCACCCGCTCGTCTCCCGATGGCGGCCCCGCAATTGCGACCATCCGTGCAGCGCTTGCCGATGCCGGAATTGCCGAAAGCGACATCGGTTACGTCAACGCCCACGGCACCTCGACGCCGGAAAACGACAAGATGGAATATGGCTCCATGCTCGCCGTCTTCGGCGAAGGGCTGAAGTCCATCCCCGTCTCGTCCAACAAGTCGATGATCGGCCATACGCTGACGGCTGCAGGCGCGGTCGAAGCCGTGTTCTCGTTGCAGACGATGCTGACCGGAACCGTTCCGCCGACCATCAACTACGCCAACCCAGATCCGACAATCGTTCTTGATGTCGTGCCGAATGTGAAGCGAGACGCCGATGTCAGCGCCGTGCTTTCCAACTCCTTCGGCTTCGGCGGCCAGAACGCAAGCCTTGTCATGACGCGGGAACCGGCTTAA
- a CDS encoding lipid A biosynthesis lauroyl acyltransferase — translation MKLFITRVVLALEHFRQWLNATIAFGVLNLLKLFPADPAIRFADKMARKIGPKTPRHKLMLFNLARAYPEKTEEERREIALDSWGNMGRLAAEYVFLDRLFDYDPAQTKPGRIEVVGIDNFLELRDNPRPFIVFTAHTGNFELLPVASSAFGLDVTVLFRPPNNPYVAEKIFNFRKERMGNLVPSHAGSSFALARQLERGGGVGVLVDQKFRKGLSTKFFGNDVQTNPLLAKLVRQFGCDVYPARCIRLPDNRYRLELEPKVEIPRNEKGSVDIEKTAQLLNDKVESWVREYPGQWLWYHDRWHIKKQVDVE, via the coding sequence GTGAAACTCTTCATTACGCGCGTAGTTCTGGCGCTCGAACATTTTCGCCAGTGGCTGAACGCGACCATCGCGTTCGGCGTTCTCAACCTGCTGAAGCTTTTCCCTGCCGATCCGGCCATCCGGTTCGCGGATAAAATGGCGCGCAAGATCGGTCCGAAAACGCCGCGGCATAAGCTGATGCTGTTCAATCTGGCGCGCGCCTACCCGGAAAAGACGGAGGAAGAGCGCCGGGAAATCGCACTCGACAGCTGGGGAAACATGGGACGGCTTGCCGCAGAATACGTGTTTCTGGACCGGCTTTTCGATTACGACCCGGCCCAGACGAAGCCGGGCCGCATCGAAGTCGTCGGCATCGACAACTTTCTGGAGCTTCGCGACAATCCGCGTCCCTTTATCGTTTTCACCGCCCATACCGGCAATTTCGAGCTTCTGCCTGTCGCAAGCTCTGCCTTTGGGCTGGATGTCACGGTATTGTTCCGCCCGCCGAACAATCCTTACGTTGCGGAGAAAATCTTCAATTTCCGCAAGGAGCGCATGGGCAATCTCGTGCCGTCTCACGCGGGCTCGTCCTTCGCACTGGCACGCCAGCTGGAGCGGGGAGGCGGCGTCGGCGTTCTGGTGGACCAGAAGTTCCGCAAGGGTCTATCGACAAAGTTCTTCGGCAATGATGTGCAGACGAACCCGCTGCTGGCCAAGCTGGTGCGCCAGTTCGGCTGCGATGTCTATCCTGCACGCTGCATCCGCCTGCCGGATAACCGCTACCGGCTGGAGCTTGAGCCGAAGGTGGAGATTCCGCGCAATGAGAAGGGCAGCGTCGATATCGAAAAAACCGCGCAGTTGCTGAACGACAAGGTGGAAAGCTGGGTGCGGGAGTATCCGGGCCAGTGGCTCTGGTACCATGATCGCTGGCACATCAAGAAGCAGGTAGACGTCGAGTAG
- the fnrN gene encoding transcriptional regulator FnrN — protein MDTLQKTIHNSDMPVVCRSCEARHGGLCGVLSPAQLSELNRQSSRKKYEAGNELLGQGELVPYYANILNGVIKLSKMMSDGRQQIVGLQFAPDFLGRPFSAESNMTAEAATDVEICLFPRRVVDRMINDVPNMERKLHGQSLKELDEARDWMLTLGRKSAQEKVASFLYLIATHIDPEKDDKSCFDLPLSRADIADFLGLTIETVSRQMTKLKKEGIIQIENNRHITVPNLDALNDAAGND, from the coding sequence ATGGACACGCTGCAGAAGACCATCCACAACTCGGACATGCCGGTTGTTTGCCGCTCTTGCGAGGCCCGCCACGGTGGACTGTGCGGCGTGCTGAGTCCCGCGCAGCTATCCGAACTGAACCGTCAGTCCAGTCGCAAAAAATACGAGGCGGGCAATGAGTTGCTCGGTCAGGGTGAACTGGTGCCCTACTATGCCAACATCCTGAACGGCGTCATCAAGCTCTCGAAAATGATGTCGGACGGACGTCAGCAGATAGTGGGTCTGCAATTTGCGCCGGATTTTCTGGGCCGCCCCTTCAGCGCAGAAAGCAATATGACGGCGGAAGCCGCAACCGATGTGGAAATCTGCCTGTTCCCGCGCCGCGTCGTGGACCGCATGATCAATGATGTGCCGAATATGGAGCGCAAGCTGCACGGCCAATCTTTGAAGGAACTGGACGAGGCACGCGACTGGATGCTGACGCTGGGCCGCAAATCGGCGCAGGAAAAGGTAGCCAGCTTCCTCTATCTGATCGCGACCCATATCGACCCGGAAAAAGACGACAAGTCCTGCTTCGACCTACCGCTTTCGCGCGCCGATATTGCCGATTTTCTCGGCCTGACAATCGAAACCGTCAGCCGCCAGATGACCAAGCTGAAAAAGGAAGGCATCATCCAGATCGAGAACAACAGGCACATCACCGTGCCGAACCTCGACGCCCTTAACGATGCCGCAGGCAACGACTGA
- a CDS encoding PAS domain-containing protein: MDTGLQGLFQAFSIKCVQLRKAVDQGQDDLVRLVDRELEPIIGDILSYQGRTPEEVHTQLQFIASLIREEADDKAAVIRRATAMSSLLDRYILGGTVPISAGERSPPAQVRTPLQDIYDQSLFNEAILDSLPDRVGVITRDYRYLFTNQINARILNRSPLSMIGCHVSEFIGDESFRTQAKPAFDRCFAGEKIDYIHHGYRNKREFATRCRMTPLRASNNQIIGAVIVLQGAEDMMALERG; the protein is encoded by the coding sequence ATGGACACTGGATTACAGGGTCTCTTTCAGGCTTTTTCGATCAAGTGCGTGCAGTTGCGTAAGGCAGTGGACCAGGGTCAGGATGATCTTGTCCGGCTCGTTGATCGGGAGCTTGAGCCGATTATCGGCGATATATTGTCTTATCAGGGCCGCACGCCAGAAGAGGTGCACACGCAGCTCCAGTTCATCGCATCGCTGATACGTGAAGAGGCCGACGACAAGGCGGCTGTCATCCGCAGGGCAACTGCGATGTCTTCGCTGCTGGACAGATATATTCTTGGCGGCACCGTTCCCATCTCTGCGGGGGAGCGCTCGCCACCAGCACAGGTTCGAACGCCTCTTCAGGATATTTACGATCAATCCCTGTTCAATGAAGCCATTCTTGATAGCCTACCGGACCGCGTTGGCGTCATCACGCGGGATTACCGCTATCTTTTCACCAACCAGATCAATGCGCGCATTCTCAATAGAAGCCCGTTGTCCATGATCGGGTGCCACGTATCTGAATTTATCGGTGACGAAAGTTTCCGCACGCAGGCAAAGCCCGCCTTCGATCGCTGCTTTGCGGGCGAGAAGATCGACTACATCCATCACGGCTATCGCAACAAGAGAGAATTTGCCACGCGCTGCCGGATGACACCGCTTCGCGCGTCCAACAATCAAATCATCGGCGCGGTTATCGTGCTGCAAGGCGCAGAAGACATGATGGCGCTGGAGCGGGGTTGA
- a CDS encoding zinc-binding dehydrogenase, with the protein MRALQLVDDRKLEKVELPEPEAPAPGEVTLRVKAVALNHIDVWGWRGMAFAKRKMPLTIGAEASGVVEAIGPGVSNVLPGQLVSIYGARICGRCHHCVAGRDNLCENVGGVHGFHLDGFAQEKINIPARQLALAPPNVDAVAAALAPVTFGTVEHMLFDNAKLQPGETILVHAGGSGIGTAAIQLAKKMGCTVITTVGSDDKIERAKALGADHVINYRVDRFEGVVRKLTKKKGVDVVFEHVGKDTWAGSMFSLKRGGRLVTCGSTSGVSTEINLMMLFQQQLKLLGSFGCRMENMANAMQKMARGLVHPVIDTEVTFDDIDKALERMETRQVFGKIVLRMD; encoded by the coding sequence ATGCGTGCTCTTCAACTCGTCGATGACCGTAAGCTTGAGAAAGTGGAACTGCCGGAACCGGAAGCCCCGGCACCGGGCGAAGTCACGCTCCGCGTCAAGGCCGTTGCGCTGAACCATATCGATGTCTGGGGCTGGCGCGGCATGGCATTTGCCAAGCGCAAGATGCCGCTCACCATCGGTGCGGAAGCCTCCGGCGTGGTGGAAGCCATCGGCCCCGGCGTTTCCAATGTTCTGCCCGGCCAGCTCGTGTCCATCTATGGCGCGCGCATCTGCGGCCGCTGCCATCACTGCGTTGCCGGTCGCGATAACCTTTGCGAAAATGTCGGCGGCGTACACGGCTTCCATCTGGATGGCTTCGCGCAGGAAAAGATCAACATCCCGGCCCGCCAGCTCGCTCTGGCCCCGCCGAATGTGGATGCGGTTGCCGCAGCACTTGCGCCCGTCACCTTCGGCACGGTCGAGCATATGCTGTTCGACAATGCCAAGCTCCAGCCCGGTGAAACCATCCTTGTTCACGCTGGCGGCTCCGGCATCGGCACGGCGGCCATCCAGCTTGCCAAGAAGATGGGCTGCACCGTCATCACCACCGTCGGTTCGGATGACAAGATCGAGCGCGCCAAGGCGCTCGGTGCCGATCACGTCATCAATTACCGCGTGGACCGCTTCGAAGGCGTCGTGCGCAAGCTGACCAAGAAGAAGGGCGTCGATGTTGTGTTCGAACATGTCGGCAAGGACACATGGGCAGGCTCCATGTTCTCGCTGAAGCGCGGCGGTCGTCTGGTGACGTGTGGTTCTACGTCCGGCGTTTCCACCGAAATCAACCTGATGATGCTGTTCCAGCAGCAGCTGAAGCTGCTCGGCTCCTTCGGTTGCCGTATGGAAAACATGGCGAATGCCATGCAGAAAATGGCGCGCGGCCTTGTACACCCCGTCATCGATACCGAAGTAACCTTCGATGATATCGACAAGGCGCTCGAGCGTATGGAGACCCGTCAGGTCTTCGGCAAGATCGTCCTCCGGATGGATTGA